The genomic region CGGTCCCCCGGCCTGGTCCGATCGCCCGGCCTGGTCCGATCGCCCAGCCTGGTCCGCAGCCGCGGCCGGGTGCGAGGTCCTGGTCGGGTGCGACGTCGTGGTCGGGTGCGACGTCGTGGTCGGGCTCCCTGGCAGCGCGGAGGGCAGCACCCCGCCCGCGAAGACGCCGCCGGCCGGGTCGGGCGGGAAGCTGTCGATGAGGATCAGCAGCTCGACGTGCCCGCCGGCCTCGGTGAGCAGCCGGGCGGTCTCGAAGGCGACGAGGCCGCCGAAGGAGTGGCCGGCCAGATGGTAGGGGCCGGCGGGTTGGAGCAGGCGCAGGGTGCGGGCGTGGCGGCGGGCGGCGGCGTGGATGGACCAGTCGGGCAGGCCGCGGTATTCCAGGCCGTGGGCCTGGATGCCGTAGACGGGGCGCTCGCCGTCGAAGTGGCGGGCGAAGCCGAGCATGCCGATGGCCAGTCCGCCGGCGCCGCAGAAGCAGAACAGGGGCGGCCCGTCGCCGGTGGTGCGCAGCGGCACGACGGTCGGGTGGCGCAGCACGTCGGTACCGACGTTGCGCAGGCGGACGGTGAACTCGGCGACAGTGGGGGCGTCGGCGACGGTGGAGGTGGGCAGGTCGACGCCGAGCTCGTCGGCGATCCTGGTGAGCAGCTCCTCGGCGATGAGGGAGTCGCCGCCGAGTTCGACGAAGTCGTCGTGGATGCCGACGTCGTCGAGGTGCAGGGCGGCGGCCCACACGCCGGCGACGGCCTCCTCCCACTGGTCGCGGGGCGGGTCCTGCTCCGGTTTCGGGCCGGTGGGGGCGGGGGGCAGGTTCAGACGGTCGACCTTGCTGCGGTCGGTCCGCGGCAGCGCGGGGACCAGCATGACGACGGCCGGCACCATGTAGGACGGCAGCTTGGCCCGCAGCAGGCGCCTGATCGAGGCCGGGGAGACCCGGGCGCCGGTCGCGGGCACGACGTAGGCGACCAGCCGGGTGCGCTGCGTGCTCCGATCGGCCACGACGACGGCCTCGCGCACGTCCGCGCTCGCGAGCAGGGCGGACTCGATCTCGATCGGCTCGACCAGGTACCCGCGGATCTTCACGGCGGCGTCGTTGCGGCCGACGACGCGGAGCTGGCCGTCGGCGTCGAGGCGCCCGAGGTCGCCGGTGCGGTAGGTGGGCGTGCCGTCCGGATCGACGCCGAACCGCGCGGCGCTCACCGCCGGCGCCCGCCAGTAGCCGCCCGTGATGAAGTGGCCCGCCACGACGATCTCACCCGTCTGTCCGGGGGGCAGCTCGACGCCGTCCGGCGAGATCACCCGGACCGCGACGTCGACGACCGGCCGCCCGGCCGGCATCACGCCGTCGGGCAGGTCCTCGTCCGACCAGATCGGCGCGCAGGTCGCGGTGCCGAGTTCCGAGGCCCCGTAGGAGACCAGGAACGCCGCGGTTGCCGGCAGGTGACTGCGGGCCAGGGCGACGTCGCGGGCGTAGATCGCCTCGCCGACCGACAGGACGAACCGCAGGTCGCCGAGCACCTCGTCCGGCTCGAGGCAGCCGAACACGGTACGGATCAGCGCCGGCGTGGCCACGATGCCGGCCGGCCGGGTGGCGCGCAGCCAGTCGGCCAGGTCGCGCACGCCGCGGACCCGGGGGTCGTACATCTCGAGGGTGGTACCGAAGACCAGGCCGCCGATCATCCGGTTCATCCCCGAGATGAAGGAGTACGGCAGGAACAGCGGCAGTCGGTCGCCCGGCACCGGCCGCATCACGTCCCGGACCTGGATGGCGTAGTGGATGCCCAGCAGGGCGCGGTGGTGCCACACGACGCCCTTGGGCACTCCGGTCGAGCCGGAGGTGAAGATGAGCACCGCCGGATCGGTGTCGACCCGGCGCGGCGCGGTCGACGCCACCCTGGCGGCCAGCGCCGGGGACCAGCCGGCGGCGCGCTCGTCGCCGACGTCGACCGTCGTCGCGATCCCCGGCAGCGCGGCGGCGGTCCGCTGGTCGGCGGAGCCGACCGGCCCGGTGACGCACACCGGGGCCCC from Frankia alni ACN14a harbors:
- a CDS encoding AMP-binding protein; amino-acid sequence: MRKGPLSPPTSVSRSAPTPVPASASVAPPAPPPLRPDDRFGNVVDRIRVVAAVCRDVVAVRDEHRAVTFAELVAWVDVVAERILREPAAADPDTPVAVLLPHDASGIAAVLGVIASGRPCVPLDRLTPPDRLAQIVGLAGAPVCVTGPVGSADQRTAAALPGIATTVDVGDERAAGWSPALAARVASTAPRRVDTDPAVLIFTSGSTGVPKGVVWHHRALLGIHYAIQVRDVMRPVPGDRLPLFLPYSFISGMNRMIGGLVFGTTLEMYDPRVRGVRDLADWLRATRPAGIVATPALIRTVFGCLEPDEVLGDLRFVLSVGEAIYARDVALARSHLPATAAFLVSYGASELGTATCAPIWSDEDLPDGVMPAGRPVVDVAVRVISPDGVELPPGQTGEIVVAGHFITGGYWRAPAVSAARFGVDPDGTPTYRTGDLGRLDADGQLRVVGRNDAAVKIRGYLVEPIEIESALLASADVREAVVVADRSTQRTRLVAYVVPATGARVSPASIRRLLRAKLPSYMVPAVVMLVPALPRTDRSKVDRLNLPPAPTGPKPEQDPPRDQWEEAVAGVWAAALHLDDVGIHDDFVELGGDSLIAEELLTRIADELGVDLPTSTVADAPTVAEFTVRLRNVGTDVLRHPTVVPLRTTGDGPPLFCFCGAGGLAIGMLGFARHFDGERPVYGIQAHGLEYRGLPDWSIHAAARRHARTLRLLQPAGPYHLAGHSFGGLVAFETARLLTEAGGHVELLILIDSFPPDPAGGVFAGGVLPSALPGSPTTTSHPTTTSHPTRTSHPAAAADQAGRSDQAGRSDQAGGPATGPARAAGVAARAAARGLLSRAWRAAQLPLAGVVQFRGMNQYDVFYDQSRVLTRLYRPRPWNGRALVYTATASPAHRRDVWRALLTGEATYRTVGGDHDTVLREPVVSEITADIRAVLAGRTSPRRA